A DNA window from Streptomyces sp. CA-278952 contains the following coding sequences:
- a CDS encoding helix-turn-helix domain-containing protein: MKADVGRKYRAYPTEEQESVLTGWGHTGRALWNVALEQRVYLYRQRGYTLRSVEQCKHLTAARADLAWVGDLPAQAGQ, encoded by the coding sequence ATGAAGGCGGATGTGGGGCGCAAGTACCGTGCGTACCCCACCGAGGAGCAGGAGTCGGTCCTGACCGGGTGGGGGCACACCGGGCGTGCTCTGTGGAACGTAGCCCTGGAGCAGCGGGTGTACCTGTACCGGCAGCGGGGGTACACGCTGCGCTCCGTCGAGCAGTGCAAGCACCTGACCGCCGCCCGCGCCGACCTGGCGTGGGTGGGAGATCTGCCCGCGCAGGCCGGGCAGTAG
- a CDS encoding RNA-guided endonuclease InsQ/TnpB family protein codes for MLRNLDRAYDNFWNPEHPAKFPARKKRGHRLSIPFPGQAVEVRRINRKWAEVRVPKLGWLRFRHSRALGGTIRNATLSRDGDGWHVSFGVHTGRAPDAPNGKPTCGVDFGVAASAFVSTEAAPRLMPPSLSRNEKQRLTYLEQKKARQVTYAKKHNGGKYSRRLRRTIGQIGKLKTRQANRRQDFTHKLTTDLAKNHGMVGIEDLRVKNLTASAKGTIVKPGKNVRQKAGLNRSILDNTPGERRRQLEYKTRKYGSALRVVPPFHTSQTCAACGRVDPESRKGCGRLFVCVHCEHEDNADHNASVEIEARARRTGGTDTNSTCSTPRVRVPATGRRQMREAPKPAHAS; via the coding sequence ATCCTCCGCAATCTCGACCGGGCTTATGACAACTTCTGGAATCCGGAGCACCCGGCGAAGTTCCCGGCCAGGAAGAAGCGGGGGCACCGGCTGTCCATCCCGTTCCCGGGGCAGGCCGTCGAGGTCCGCAGGATCAACCGTAAGTGGGCCGAGGTACGCGTCCCGAAGCTGGGGTGGCTGCGCTTCCGCCACTCCCGGGCCCTGGGCGGGACGATCCGCAACGCCACCCTCTCTCGGGACGGCGACGGCTGGCACGTCTCCTTCGGCGTCCACACCGGCCGCGCACCGGACGCTCCGAACGGGAAGCCCACCTGCGGGGTGGACTTCGGCGTCGCTGCGTCTGCGTTTGTGTCCACTGAGGCCGCGCCCCGGCTCATGCCTCCGAGCCTGAGCCGGAACGAGAAGCAGCGGCTCACGTACTTGGAGCAGAAGAAGGCCCGCCAGGTTACGTACGCCAAGAAGCACAACGGAGGGAAGTACAGCCGCCGTCTGCGTCGCACGATCGGGCAGATCGGCAAGCTCAAGACCCGGCAGGCCAACCGCCGTCAGGACTTCACGCACAAGCTCACCACCGACCTCGCCAAAAACCACGGCATGGTCGGTATCGAGGACCTGCGCGTGAAGAACCTGACGGCCTCGGCCAAGGGCACCATCGTGAAGCCGGGGAAGAACGTCCGCCAGAAGGCCGGACTCAACCGGTCGATCCTGGACAACACCCCCGGTGAACGGCGGCGCCAGCTCGAATACAAGACCCGCAAGTACGGGTCAGCACTGCGGGTCGTACCGCCGTTCCACACCTCCCAGACCTGCGCCGCCTGCGGCCGGGTCGATCCTGAATCCCGTAAGGGATGCGGCCGGTTGTTCGTCTGTGTTCACTGCGAACACGAGGACAACGCCGATCACAACGCCTCGGTGGAGATCGAGGCCCGTGCCCGCCGGACGGGTGGCACGGATACCAACAGCACGTGCAGCACCCCTCGGGTGCGAGTCCCGGCCACCGGCCGGAGGCAGATGCGTGAAGCCCCGAAGCCCGCTCACGCGAGCTGA
- a CDS encoding MOSC domain-containing protein translates to MATVVDLFTYPVKGCAGTSVDSTHLTPAGLAHDRSFMVVSVDGVYRTQRRDPRLALVRPTVSADGSRLTLASAEQQSGDGGGGVRGGDDELHLDVTTTPRRDVDLFGVTYQGIDQGDEAAAWLSDFLGTPSRLVRVPPEHERKTDGLTPGTSGYADSSAVHLLSRASLAHLHTMMAERGAPPLAMDRFRPNIVIDSHPEEGEYGDWADAPHSEDRIRRMTIGESELGYTKLAVRCAVTLVDQRAGARGGPEPLRTLAGYRRASGGGVVFGAKFSVVRPGKLSVGDEVAVEEWGDAEA, encoded by the coding sequence ATGGCGACCGTCGTCGATCTGTTCACCTATCCCGTCAAGGGGTGCGCGGGAACGTCCGTGGACAGTACGCACCTCACGCCGGCCGGTCTCGCGCACGACCGCAGCTTCATGGTCGTCAGCGTCGACGGCGTCTACCGCACCCAACGCCGCGACCCCCGCCTCGCCCTCGTCCGGCCCACCGTCAGCGCCGACGGCAGCAGGCTCACGCTCGCATCGGCGGAGCAGCAGAGCGGCGACGGCGGGGGCGGCGTTCGCGGTGGTGACGACGAGCTGCACCTCGACGTCACCACCACGCCTCGCCGCGACGTGGACCTGTTCGGCGTGACGTACCAGGGCATCGACCAGGGCGATGAGGCGGCGGCCTGGCTCTCGGACTTCCTGGGCACCCCGAGCCGACTGGTCCGCGTACCGCCGGAGCACGAGCGGAAGACCGATGGCCTGACCCCCGGCACCTCCGGCTACGCCGACAGCAGCGCCGTGCATCTGCTCTCCCGCGCCTCCCTCGCCCACCTGCACACGATGATGGCCGAGCGCGGCGCCCCGCCCCTGGCCATGGACCGCTTCCGCCCGAACATCGTCATCGACAGCCACCCCGAGGAGGGCGAGTACGGGGACTGGGCCGACGCCCCCCACTCCGAGGACCGGATCCGCCGCATGACCATCGGCGAGTCGGAACTGGGTTACACCAAGCTCGCCGTGCGCTGCGCGGTCACCCTGGTCGACCAGCGGGCCGGGGCCCGGGGCGGCCCGGAGCCGCTGCGAACGCTCGCGGGCTACCGGCGGGCGTCGGGCGGCGGGGTGGTGTTCGGCGCGAAGTTCTCCGTGGTGCGGCCGGGAAAGCTGTCCGTGGGCGATGAGGTGGCCGTCGAGGAGTGGGGCGACGCGGAGGCGTGA
- a CDS encoding glycoside hydrolase family 43 protein: MRKPRRLFRRSSGLGALALAGALAATLFLSPPDTAQGAPAPREVTPQGQTSLRAADPSVLRVGSTYVGVQSTGGGIVVRQASSTDGLATAPARQVWADTRGRGEVWAPEIVMDGGRYYIYFTAGVGAAHRMFVISSAAPDSGYGTETQLALPDDKWAIDGTLFTFEGQRWFVWSGWAGDTNVEQNLYIARMSSPSRPTGARYVISQPRESWERVVGNPFINESPEAIKDPNGQLHIVYSANGSWSDQYCLADLRLRKGGDPTYVWDWYKSNGCLFGSNRATMMAGWDPTLYVNGPGHHTFVLLHGDINTSPPAGPRFPSMYHAVAKGTPYSWANRHWYTGTFAWWGDTTYSRANVPGPTSDKGWSLKFFE, translated from the coding sequence ATGCGCAAGCCCAGGAGACTCTTCCGCCGCTCGTCCGGCCTCGGCGCGCTCGCGCTGGCCGGCGCCCTCGCCGCGACGCTCTTCCTGTCGCCCCCCGACACCGCCCAGGGCGCGCCCGCCCCCCGTGAGGTGACTCCGCAGGGGCAGACCAGCCTTCGCGCGGCCGACCCCAGTGTGTTGCGGGTGGGCAGTACGTACGTCGGCGTCCAGTCGACCGGCGGCGGCATCGTCGTACGGCAGGCGTCGTCCACGGACGGACTGGCCACCGCACCCGCCCGGCAGGTCTGGGCGGACACCCGGGGCCGGGGTGAGGTCTGGGCGCCCGAGATCGTGATGGACGGCGGCCGGTACTACATCTACTTCACGGCCGGAGTCGGAGCCGCCCACCGCATGTTCGTCATCAGCTCCGCCGCCCCGGACAGCGGGTACGGGACCGAGACCCAACTCGCCCTCCCGGACGACAAATGGGCCATCGATGGCACCTTGTTCACCTTCGAGGGGCAGCGCTGGTTCGTCTGGTCCGGGTGGGCGGGCGACACCAACGTCGAGCAGAACCTCTACATCGCCCGGATGAGCAGCCCGAGCCGGCCGACCGGTGCGCGGTACGTCATCTCGCAGCCGCGGGAGAGCTGGGAGCGGGTGGTCGGCAACCCGTTCATCAACGAGAGCCCCGAGGCCATCAAGGACCCGAACGGGCAGCTGCACATCGTGTACTCCGCGAACGGCAGTTGGAGCGACCAGTACTGCCTGGCCGACCTGCGGCTGCGCAAGGGCGGCGACCCCACCTACGTATGGGACTGGTACAAGTCGAACGGCTGCCTCTTCGGCTCCAACCGAGCCACGATGATGGCTGGTTGGGACCCGACCCTGTACGTGAACGGGCCCGGCCACCACACCTTCGTCCTGCTCCACGGGGACATCAACACCAGCCCGCCCGCCGGTCCGAGGTTCCCGTCGATGTACCACGCGGTCGCGAAGGGCACCCCGTACTCCTGGGCCAACCGCCACTGGTACACCGGCACCTTCGCCTGGTGGGGCGACACCACCTACTCCCGCGCCAACGTCCCCGGCCCCACGTCCGACAAGGGGTGGAGCCTGAAGTTCTTCGAGTGA
- a CDS encoding DUF6924 domain-containing protein produces the protein MGAIGRPHGIGEQTVKELPEIGRVDEWTPLVIRTDYTDDSAWREVIAALGRAAGAREWESPAHLVDDRRWDGVTSDEALVAAARDEELSVVFLADGVTMRSPLRPLLALDLCADDDEDLDPVYYRELIDTPQPREVRVVPDAVHLVHGNLQLANVDFPEFAEEAAADPDGVVRDLVTAPDGPGS, from the coding sequence ATGGGCGCGATCGGACGACCGCACGGGATCGGGGAGCAGACGGTGAAAGAGTTGCCGGAGATCGGCAGGGTCGATGAGTGGACGCCTCTCGTCATCCGGACCGACTACACCGATGACTCCGCGTGGCGGGAGGTCATCGCCGCGCTGGGCCGTGCCGCCGGGGCCAGGGAATGGGAGTCACCGGCGCACCTGGTCGACGACCGGCGGTGGGACGGGGTCACGAGTGACGAGGCTCTTGTCGCGGCGGCGCGGGACGAGGAGCTGAGCGTGGTGTTCCTCGCCGACGGCGTCACCATGCGCTCGCCCCTGCGGCCGCTGCTCGCCCTCGACCTCTGTGCCGATGACGACGAGGACCTCGACCCGGTGTACTACCGGGAACTCATCGATACGCCGCAGCCCCGCGAGGTGCGGGTCGTGCCGGACGCCGTCCACCTGGTCCACGGGAATCTCCAGCTGGCGAACGTGGACTTCCCGGAGTTCGCCGAGGAGGCCGCCGCCGATCCGGACGGTGTCGTGCGGGATCTGGTGACCGCCCCCGACGGTCCCGGAAGCTGA
- a CDS encoding transposase, with protein MGGVRGLAGPFVVPGPSGLAVRDRLKHLTPEDERVLRAVGEYQGVLASRDLKVRCAQGLEHSADTWAARKRGLTKVSSSRIAGAITKATHDQWALARRGQAAHIRSLEAGIRTLRHRLSLPIGAKGTKRAAGGYRSKGEWFRKSRRLVDLEARHTAAVKDWRAGQVRVVRGGKRLLNTRHHLAAAGLTEERWRGRWEAERWFLAADGESGKLLGNETIRVTPAGQVSIKLPAPLAHLANTKHGRYALASVVVFAHRGVEWADRIEGNRAVAYRIHLDTARGRWYLTASWQRPLVQAIPWEAGRAGGVIGVDTNADHFAAYRLDQYGNPVGEPHRFAYDLSGTAHHRDAQIRHALTRLLHWAQQCGATAIGIEDLDFSAEKTREKHGRRKRFRQLISGIPTGKLKARLVSMAAEQGLVIIAVDPAYTSMWGGQHWQKPLTTPRRKMSRHDAAGIAVGRRALGHPIRRRTAPPPHDRRDRVGHRTAQAGTGAREREGTRPPATDHAPRDVPPHGTRKRQPSAPKTVRDAPRTHEWIQHPLMHTG; from the coding sequence GTGGGTGGTGTGCGCGGGTTGGCGGGGCCGTTTGTGGTGCCGGGTCCTTCGGGGTTGGCGGTGCGGGACCGTCTCAAGCACCTCACCCCGGAGGATGAGCGGGTGTTGCGGGCGGTCGGTGAGTACCAGGGTGTGCTCGCTTCGCGTGATCTGAAGGTGCGCTGCGCGCAGGGTCTGGAACACAGTGCTGATACGTGGGCTGCGCGTAAGCGGGGGCTGACGAAGGTGTCGTCGTCGCGGATCGCCGGGGCGATCACGAAGGCCACCCATGATCAGTGGGCGCTCGCCCGTCGCGGCCAGGCCGCGCACATCCGGTCGCTGGAAGCCGGCATCCGGACACTGCGGCACCGGCTGTCGCTCCCGATCGGAGCGAAAGGCACGAAACGTGCGGCGGGTGGTTACCGGTCCAAGGGGGAGTGGTTCCGTAAGTCCCGTCGGCTGGTGGACCTGGAAGCTCGGCACACGGCCGCCGTGAAGGACTGGCGTGCGGGTCAGGTGCGGGTCGTGCGTGGCGGCAAGCGGCTCCTCAATACCCGGCATCACCTTGCCGCGGCCGGGCTTACCGAAGAGCGGTGGCGTGGGCGGTGGGAGGCGGAGCGGTGGTTCCTGGCTGCGGATGGTGAGTCGGGGAAGCTGCTCGGGAACGAAACGATCCGCGTCACCCCCGCCGGCCAAGTCAGTATCAAGCTGCCCGCCCCCCTGGCTCACCTGGCGAACACCAAGCACGGGCGTTACGCCCTGGCCTCGGTGGTGGTGTTCGCGCACCGGGGTGTGGAGTGGGCTGACCGTATCGAAGGCAATCGGGCTGTCGCCTACCGTATTCACCTCGACACCGCCCGGGGCCGTTGGTATCTGACCGCGTCCTGGCAACGCCCTCTCGTGCAGGCCATCCCGTGGGAGGCCGGCCGGGCCGGGGGCGTGATCGGTGTCGACACCAACGCCGATCACTTCGCCGCCTACCGCCTGGACCAGTACGGCAACCCGGTCGGTGAACCGCACCGCTTCGCCTACGACCTGTCCGGCACCGCCCACCACCGTGACGCGCAGATCCGCCACGCCCTGACCCGCCTCCTGCACTGGGCCCAACAGTGCGGTGCCACCGCCATCGGCATCGAGGACCTCGACTTCAGCGCCGAGAAGACCCGGGAGAAGCACGGCCGCAGGAAACGCTTCCGGCAACTGATCTCGGGCATCCCGACCGGGAAACTCAAGGCCCGGCTGGTCTCCATGGCCGCCGAACAGGGGCTGGTGATCATCGCGGTCGATCCGGCCTACACCTCAATGTGGGGCGGGCAGCACTGGCAGAAGCCGCTGACCACACCCCGACGGAAGATGTCCCGTCACGATGCCGCCGGTATCGCGGTCGGGAGACGCGCCCTCGGACACCCGATCCGGCGTCGGACGGCACCGCCCCCACACGACCGGAGAGATCGTGTGGGGCATCGGACCGCCCAGGCCGGAACAGGTGCACGAGAGCGTGAGGGAACCCGCCCACCCGCTACGGATCACGCCCCCAGAGACGTGCCACCGCACGGGACGCGAAAGCGGCAACCCAGCGCACCCAAAACCGTTCGGGATGCGCCCAGAACACATGAGTGGATCCAACACCCACTCATGCACACTGGTTAG
- a CDS encoding VOC family protein, whose protein sequence is MTAPTDDSSDTTGTGTGTGGITGLGIIIGSTDSAALIAWYRAALEPLGARWAEHFLIVGPGAIIGFDERDDVADEAAEPGRQLINLTVRDIRAAEKHLNTLGVTWVRPVEDTGGGWFFSTIVDPVGNYLQLLQGPGTP, encoded by the coding sequence ATGACGGCTCCCACCGACGACAGCAGCGACACCACCGGCACCGGCACCGGCACCGGGGGCATCACCGGCCTCGGGATCATCATCGGCAGTACCGACTCCGCCGCCCTGATCGCCTGGTACCGCGCCGCGCTGGAGCCCCTGGGCGCCCGCTGGGCGGAGCACTTCCTGATCGTCGGCCCCGGGGCGATCATCGGGTTCGACGAACGGGACGACGTGGCGGACGAGGCCGCCGAGCCGGGCCGGCAGCTGATCAACCTCACCGTGCGCGACATCCGGGCGGCCGAGAAGCACCTCAACACGCTCGGGGTGACGTGGGTGCGGCCGGTCGAGGACACCGGGGGCGGCTGGTTCTTCTCCACGATCGTGGACCCGGTGGGCAACTACCTCCAGCTCCTCCAGGGCCCGGGAACACCCTGA
- a CDS encoding TIGR03619 family F420-dependent LLM class oxidoreductase — translation MPILPGGPLSYGMQLPVQSQSVIYAEPWEAAATPADLVRIARAADHGGFAYIAGCDHVAVPRRLADGMSTVWYDPVATLAFLAGVTERVLLMSHVAVVGLRHPLVTAKQYATLDHLSGGRLILGVGAGHVREEFEAVGADFDGRGGVLDESIDALRAALGPEEYPEFAGRRFSFRGLGQRPRPVQERVPIWVGGSSPAATRRAAVRGDGWLPQGDARDRLPAQIARVHALREEAGVEAPIVVGAITEPLYVGEPGWSVGRRTLTGKPEVLAESLREYAAIGVHQIQVRFRSRSVDELTDQMAAFGADVAPHLGT, via the coding sequence GTGCCGATACTGCCCGGCGGGCCGCTGTCGTACGGGATGCAGCTGCCGGTCCAGTCGCAGAGCGTCATCTACGCGGAACCCTGGGAGGCGGCGGCGACCCCCGCCGATCTCGTCCGCATAGCCCGCGCCGCCGATCACGGCGGTTTCGCCTACATCGCCGGCTGCGATCACGTCGCCGTCCCGCGACGGCTGGCGGACGGCATGAGCACCGTCTGGTACGACCCTGTCGCCACCCTCGCCTTTCTTGCCGGGGTCACCGAGCGCGTCCTCCTGATGAGCCATGTCGCCGTCGTCGGACTGCGCCACCCGCTCGTCACCGCCAAGCAGTACGCCACCCTCGACCACCTCAGCGGCGGCCGGCTGATCCTCGGGGTCGGGGCCGGGCACGTACGGGAGGAGTTCGAGGCGGTGGGGGCGGACTTCGACGGGCGCGGGGGTGTGCTGGACGAGTCGATCGACGCGTTGCGGGCCGCGCTCGGGCCCGAGGAGTACCCGGAGTTCGCGGGGCGGCGGTTCTCGTTCCGTGGGCTCGGGCAACGGCCCCGGCCGGTTCAGGAGCGGGTGCCGATCTGGGTGGGCGGCTCCTCGCCCGCCGCCACCCGTCGGGCCGCCGTGCGCGGGGACGGGTGGCTGCCGCAGGGTGATGCCCGGGACCGGCTGCCCGCGCAGATCGCTCGGGTGCACGCCCTGCGGGAGGAGGCGGGGGTCGAGGCGCCGATCGTCGTCGGTGCGATCACCGAGCCGCTGTACGTGGGTGAGCCCGGGTGGTCCGTGGGGCGGCGGACGCTCACCGGGAAGCCGGAGGTTCTCGCGGAGTCGCTGCGGGAGTACGCGGCGATCGGCGTGCACCAGATCCAGGTGCGCTTCCGGAGCCGGAGCGTGGACGAACTGACCGATCAGATGGCCGCGTTCGGCGCGGACGTGGCCCCTCACCTCGGTACGTGA
- a CDS encoding SDR family NAD(P)-dependent oxidoreductase, translated as MGKLDGRVVLVTGAARGQGEQEARLFAAEGARVVVADVLVEQGEGLAAELGEEFGEGVARFVRLDVGSEEDWAAAVAAAKDAFGKIDGLVNNAGILRFNELVNTPLAEFEQVVRVNMTGAFLGIRAVAPEIEAAGGGTIVNTSSYTGLTGMPLVGAYAATKHAVLGLTKVAAMELAGKGIRVNAVCPGAVDTAMSNPALLDADADLSTSSAALDAYYRKLVPMGRIGRPEEVAALVLFLTGPDSSYVTGQPFVVDGGWLAGVSPF; from the coding sequence ATGGGCAAGCTGGACGGGCGGGTCGTCCTGGTCACCGGGGCGGCGCGCGGGCAGGGCGAGCAGGAGGCGCGGCTCTTCGCCGCCGAGGGCGCGCGGGTCGTCGTCGCCGATGTGCTGGTCGAGCAAGGGGAGGGTTTGGCCGCGGAGTTGGGGGAGGAGTTCGGTGAGGGCGTCGCCCGGTTCGTGCGGCTGGACGTCGGGAGCGAGGAGGACTGGGCCGCAGCCGTCGCCGCGGCCAAGGACGCCTTCGGGAAGATCGACGGGCTCGTCAACAACGCGGGCATCCTGCGCTTCAACGAGCTGGTCAACACCCCGCTGGCCGAGTTCGAGCAGGTGGTGCGCGTCAATATGACGGGTGCGTTCCTCGGGATACGCGCCGTCGCACCCGAGATCGAGGCCGCGGGCGGCGGGACGATCGTCAACACGTCCTCGTACACCGGTCTGACCGGCATGCCCCTGGTCGGTGCGTACGCCGCGACCAAGCACGCGGTGCTGGGGCTGACCAAGGTCGCCGCCATGGAGCTGGCGGGCAAGGGTATCCGGGTCAACGCCGTCTGCCCCGGGGCCGTCGATACCGCGATGAGCAATCCGGCGCTGCTGGACGCGGACGCCGACCTGTCGACGTCGAGCGCGGCCCTGGACGCGTACTACCGCAAGCTCGTGCCGATGGGGCGGATCGGCCGGCCCGAGGAGGTCGCCGCGCTGGTGCTGTTCCTGACCGGCCCGGATTCCTCGTACGTCACCGGGCAGCCGTTCGTCGTGGACGGGGGATGGCTGGCGGGGGTCAGCCCGTTCTGA
- a CDS encoding LLM class flavin-dependent oxidoreductase, whose product MEFGLFVQGYVPAARAKVDPEAEHKALIEETEYVIQADKSGFKYAWASEHHFLEEYSHLSANDVYLGYLAHATERIHLGSGIFNPLAPVNHPVKVAEKVAMLDHLSEGRFEFGTGRGAGSHEILGFMPGITDMNHTKELWEETIAEFPKMWLQDEYVGFQGKHWSLPPRKILPKPYGKSHPAMWYAAGSPSSYAMAGKKGLGVLGFSVQKVSDMEWVVESYKNAVKDAEPVGAFVNDNVMVTSTAICAETHAKAVEIAVGGGLNYLQSLLFRYHDTFPRPEGIPEWPQLLPEYTEEIVELLIAEELMICGDPDEVLKQCRRWDRAGADQLSFGLPIGISPEDTMNTIRLIGEHVIPRIDTDPVHRTSRFRAAG is encoded by the coding sequence GTGGAATTCGGGCTCTTTGTTCAGGGGTACGTGCCCGCCGCGCGTGCCAAGGTGGACCCCGAGGCAGAGCACAAGGCGCTGATCGAGGAGACCGAGTACGTCATCCAGGCGGACAAGTCCGGCTTCAAGTACGCCTGGGCCTCCGAGCACCACTTCCTGGAGGAGTACTCGCACCTCTCCGCCAACGACGTGTACCTCGGCTATCTCGCGCACGCCACCGAGCGCATCCACCTCGGCTCCGGCATCTTCAACCCGCTCGCCCCCGTCAACCATCCGGTGAAGGTCGCCGAGAAGGTCGCGATGCTCGACCACCTCTCCGAGGGGCGCTTCGAGTTCGGCACCGGGCGGGGCGCGGGCAGCCACGAGATCCTCGGGTTCATGCCGGGCATCACCGACATGAACCACACGAAGGAGCTGTGGGAGGAGACGATCGCCGAGTTCCCCAAGATGTGGCTCCAGGACGAGTACGTCGGCTTCCAGGGCAAGCACTGGTCCCTGCCGCCGCGCAAGATCCTGCCGAAGCCGTACGGGAAGTCCCACCCGGCCATGTGGTACGCGGCCGGGTCGCCGTCCTCGTACGCCATGGCGGGCAAGAAGGGGCTCGGCGTGCTGGGCTTCAGCGTGCAGAAGGTCTCCGACATGGAGTGGGTCGTCGAGTCCTACAAGAACGCGGTCAAGGACGCCGAGCCGGTGGGCGCGTTCGTCAACGACAACGTGATGGTCACGTCCACCGCGATCTGCGCCGAGACGCACGCCAAGGCGGTGGAGATCGCGGTCGGCGGGGGGCTCAATTACCTCCAGTCGCTGCTGTTCCGCTACCACGACACGTTCCCCCGGCCGGAGGGGATCCCGGAGTGGCCTCAGCTGCTGCCGGAGTACACCGAGGAGATCGTCGAGCTGCTCATCGCGGAGGAGCTGATGATCTGTGGGGATCCCGACGAGGTGCTGAAGCAGTGCCGGCGGTGGGATCGGGCGGGGGCGGACCAGTTGAGCTTCGGGCTGCCGATCGGGATCAGTCCCGAGGACACGATGAACACGATCCGGTTGATCGGGGAGCACGTGATTCCGCGGATCGATACGGATCCCGTGCATCGGACCTCGCGGTTCCGGGCCGCGGGCTGA
- a CDS encoding N-acyl-D-amino-acid deacylase family protein, with protein sequence MLDHLIRRATVVDGTGGPAYTADVGIRGGRIAVVAEPGTITEEAVTGEDADGLVLAPGFVDPHTHYDAQLFWDPYATPSMNHGVTTVAGGNCGFTLAPLHPDRPEDADYTRRMMSRVEGMALAALEEGVDWSWSTFREYLDALEGRIAVNAGFMVGHCALRRHVMGADAVGGQPTPAQLDAMLALFHDAMDAGAWGLSTTQSSTHSDGDGEPVASRHARPEELLALSRAVGEHEGTQLEAIVAGCLDQFSDEEIDLFVDMTAAAGRPLNWNVLTIDAAVPERVPRQLIPSERARRAGGRIVALTMPILTPMNMSLGTFCALNLIPGWGEILALPVPERIERLRDAGTRAEMLRRADSKEAGVFRRLAHFGRYVIGDTYSAANEGLSGRVVNDIAAERGQDAFHCLVEICAADDLRTVLWPMPTDNDPDSWALRQRTWEHEDVLLGGSDAGAHLDRMCGAPYTTRFLGDCLRGRRLVSLTAAVKMLTDDPARLFGLRERGRIEEGFHADLVLFDPERIDAGPATLVHDLPGDSPRLDSKAIGIVSVRVNGVETLRDDKVTGAVPGTVLRSGRDTRTVSTA encoded by the coding sequence ATGCTCGACCACCTCATCCGCCGTGCGACCGTCGTGGACGGCACCGGCGGGCCCGCGTACACCGCCGACGTCGGTATCCGGGGCGGCCGGATCGCCGTCGTCGCCGAGCCGGGGACGATCACCGAAGAGGCCGTCACCGGCGAGGACGCCGACGGGCTCGTCCTCGCCCCCGGCTTCGTCGACCCGCACACCCACTACGACGCCCAGCTCTTCTGGGACCCCTATGCCACCCCCTCCATGAACCACGGCGTCACCACCGTCGCGGGCGGCAACTGCGGGTTCACCCTCGCCCCGCTCCACCCCGACCGGCCCGAGGACGCCGACTACACCCGGCGGATGATGTCGCGGGTCGAGGGCATGGCGCTCGCCGCGCTGGAGGAAGGCGTCGACTGGAGCTGGTCCACCTTCCGCGAGTATCTCGACGCCCTCGAAGGCCGCATCGCCGTCAACGCCGGGTTCATGGTCGGGCACTGCGCCCTGCGCCGGCACGTCATGGGCGCGGACGCGGTCGGCGGGCAGCCCACGCCCGCGCAGCTGGACGCCATGCTCGCCCTCTTCCACGACGCGATGGACGCCGGGGCCTGGGGGCTCTCCACCACCCAGTCCTCCACCCACTCCGACGGCGACGGCGAGCCCGTCGCCTCCCGGCACGCCCGGCCCGAGGAGCTGCTCGCCCTGTCCCGCGCGGTCGGCGAGCACGAGGGGACGCAGCTGGAGGCGATCGTCGCCGGCTGCCTGGACCAGTTCTCCGACGAGGAGATCGACCTCTTCGTCGACATGACCGCCGCCGCCGGACGCCCGCTCAACTGGAACGTCCTCACCATCGACGCCGCCGTCCCCGAACGCGTACCGCGCCAGTTGATCCCGAGTGAGCGGGCCCGCCGCGCCGGCGGGCGGATCGTGGCCCTCACCATGCCGATCCTCACCCCGATGAACATGTCGCTCGGCACCTTCTGCGCCCTCAACCTCATCCCCGGCTGGGGCGAGATCCTCGCCCTCCCCGTCCCCGAGCGGATCGAACGCCTCCGGGACGCCGGCACCCGCGCCGAGATGCTGCGCCGCGCCGACAGCAAGGAGGCCGGGGTCTTCCGCCGGCTCGCCCACTTCGGCCGGTACGTCATCGGGGACACCTACAGCGCCGCCAACGAGGGGCTCAGCGGGCGGGTCGTCAACGACATCGCCGCCGAGCGCGGCCAGGACGCCTTCCACTGCCTGGTCGAGATCTGCGCCGCCGACGACCTGCGGACGGTCCTGTGGCCGATGCCCACCGACAACGACCCGGACTCCTGGGCGCTGCGGCAGCGGACCTGGGAGCACGAGGACGTCCTGCTCGGCGGCTCGGACGCGGGCGCGCACCTGGACCGGATGTGCGGGGCCCCGTACACCACGCGCTTCCTCGGGGACTGTCTGCGGGGGCGGAGACTCGTCTCCCTGACCGCCGCCGTCAAGATGCTCACCGACGACCCGGCGCGGCTCTTCGGGCTGCGTGAGCGCGGGCGGATCGAGGAGGGCTTCCACGCCGACCTCGTCCTCTTCGACCCCGAGCGGATCGACGCCGGGCCCGCCACGCTCGTCCACGACCTGCCCGGGGACAGCCCGCGCCTGGACTCCAAGGCCATCGGGATCGTCTCCGTACGCGTCAACGGGGTCGAGACCCTGCGCGACGACAAGGTGACGGGGGCGGTGCCGGGCACGGTGCTGCGCTCGGGCCGCGACACCCGGACGGTGAGTACGGCGTGA